The sequence AGCATTGGTTAGGTACTTTCGCTCTGTTGGCGTTGGAAGCTTGACAGTTGATGATTCAGTTGATGATTGAGTTGATGAGTGAGTCGATAAATGAGCTCAATAAATGAGCTCAATAAATGAACTCAATAAATGAACTCAATAAATGAGCCAATAAATGCGCAGGTCTAAGTCGGTGCACCTGGTCACACCGACTCAACCCGAATGACATCTAGTATCAATGCGCGACCGACTTAGAAAAGACATTTAGCACCACTACCCCCGCCACAATCAAGCCAATGCCAATCAATGCCGCGGTGTCCAGCGTTTGCTTAAACACTAACCAGCCAATCAACGCAATCAGCGCAATACCGACGCCCGACCACATCGCGTAGACAATAGCGACTGGCAACGAGCGTAGCGTCAGTGATAAAAAATAAAACGCGATAAGATAGCCGGTGATGACAACGATTGAAGGCATCAAGCGCGTGAACTCTGCGCTCGCTTTTAGCGCACTGGTGGCGATCACCTCGGCGACGATAGCGATTCCTAAATAGAGCCAGTGCATTTTTTCCTTTAATGCCAGCGTTGGCATGATGGCGCATCGGTCGAATAAAAATAGGTAAATTGGACGATTTCTACTTTGTCGGGATAACGGTTCGGATACCAAATGGTGACACCCAATTTTCAAAACGTACGCACGTAAAAAAAGAGTTAAGTCCCGTCATTCATCGCTTGCAGCTTGTTGATCATAGCGGAAAAAATGCTGAACCGCCCCAGTCGAACGACGCATTCTTGTGAAAATACGGCAAGCGAACAGGTCAAGATGGTTATCGTATCCATGCAGTCGGCCCCCAATTTACTCCTCTGAAAGTGCAGCAATGATTGCGTCGAATACGAGCCTGATCCTCGCGGAGACCGGACCACGCTGCGGTCGATAGACAAACAGTCCCCAAGGATCGGGAGCGAGCTTTTCCATCACTGCTACCAGTTGCCCGGTAGCGATCAGCTTTTCCACCAAAAATCCCGGTATCTGACCATATGCAAGGCCAGATAACACCGCGGCCAGTTCGGCTTCAGCATCGTCGCAGATGAAGCGTGCGCTGGTCGGATTAGCTTGTTGACCACCGGCGAACAGCCATGGCCATAGTCGCCCTGTATCCCGATCGAACATCGCCGTAGTGGGAAGTGCGTTCAAGTCTTCGACGTGTCTGGGATCGCCGTGGCGGGCGAAAAGCTCGGGCGTAGCAACCACATGAAATCGGACTTTGGCGACCTGCCGCGCAACGAAACGGCTATCACGCAAAAAGCCCATTCGTACCCCGATATCGATTTTTTCGCTGACCACATCTGCATGCCGGTCATTTAGGCGAAGATCAAAGCGCAGTTGCGGATGTTGGTTGGCAATACGGGTAAGCGCGGGTAGCAATAGCTGACGCCCTAACACGCTGGGTGCGGTCAAGGTTACCAGTCCTTCCAAATCCGATTCGCTGGTTTCATCGGCACTGGTAAACAAACCGTCCAATTGCGCCACGCTCTGACGGGCACGCGTCGCCAGCATTTCGCCGTAAGCTGTGATTTGAATATTGCGGGTATTCCGATGGAAAAGTAGTTCGCCTTGTAGCCGTTCCAATTCGCGCACCGCTCGTGTCACCGCCTGAGGTGAAATGCCGAGTTTGATTGCCGCTTCTTTAAAACTGACCGCGTCCGCCGCAATGCAGAAGATGCGCAACATTTCGAGTCGATTTAACATCTGCCCTAACTATTCCAGAGAATGGAATTATGAAGTGAGGTATTAATCATTTACTGGCAGATTGTATCCCAGGATACTTGATGCAATGCAATAGCCTGACTTTTCAATGACCTTTGACTTAAGGAGTATCAAAAATGAATCAAAATATCCAAGGTAAAGTAGTGGTGATCACAGGGGCAAGCAGTGGTTTAGGGGAAGCAACCGCCCGCCACCTTGCAGCGCTGGGAGCCTCCGTGGTGCTCGGTGCAAGACGGCTGGATAAGCTGACACAGATTGCTGCAGAAATTCGCACCGCGGGTGGAAAAGTGGAGATGGCGGCCACAGACGTTACGCGCGCGCTCGAAGTACAGGCTTTGATCGACCTCGCAGTGCGTAGTTACGGACGGGTAGACGTGCTAGTCAACAATGCCGGTTTAATGGCTATTGCGCCGATGAGCGAGATCAAGGTCGATGAATGGGATCGGATGATCGACATTAATATCAAAGGCGTGCTCTATGGCATTGCCGCGGTATTACCGATCTTTCAAAAGCAGCAAAGCGGCCATTTCATCAACATTGCATCGGTGGCAGGAATTAAAGTGTTCAGTCCCGGCGGCACTGTGTACAGCGGCACCAAGTTTGCAGTACACGCTATTTCCGAAGGTTTGCGGCATGAGGTCGGTGGCGCGATTCGCACCACAACCATTTCGCCAGGAGCAGTTGATACAGAACTCAAATCAGGTAGTTCGCACGCTGCCAGCGCCGCAGCGGTCAATGATTTTTATCAGATAGCGATTCCGGCAGATTCCGTTGCGCGGGCTATTGCGTACGCGATTGAACAACCCCCTGGCGTCGACATCAATGAAATAGTCCTGCGTCCGACAACGCAAGACTTTTAATTTAAGCTTGGAACAATACACTGATCGAAAAATCATTTTTTATGGGATATTTGCTGTGATGAATAGGCTCCTGGAAATCAAATGATCCGCGCGTAAATAATTACCGGAAAATTATAATTCACAAAAATAGTGGCGCGAAAGCGCCGCTATTTTTTTTTCATCACCAACGTCTGCTTCACCGGCGAAGGGAAAATTGCAAAAATTGGCATGCCAAAATAAAACAAAAAATCAATCATGCTGGTCTCCGTCAGGCCTTGCCATGTGATCAATATTTATCTAATAATCAATCAGATTGAAGCGGTAAGTATTGCCATATGCCAATTTTATATTGAGAATGATTCGCATTTGCTTTATAGTCTCCATTCCAGCCATTGCAGAACGGAGCAAGAACATGGGGTCGAAAAAGCAGTCGGAAGCAATTACCGGCGATGCAGGAGTAGCTACAGTGTTGATTGCTAACCGACATCTGCTGGTGAATATTGCCACAGGAATAACCGGCTGCCGCTGTCGCGCCGAAGATGTGGTGCAGGATGTTTATATTAAAGTGAGCGAGGGCGTAGCCCTCCCTGTCATGCGCCAGCCGTTAGCCTATTTGATGCGGATGGTGCGTAATCTGGCGATAGATCATTACCGCCGCAGAACCTTTGAACGTCGCCTCACCACCAACGAGGAAGAGGGCTATGACGTGCCATCGCCGCACGCAGGACCAGAGGCAAATGTCATTCTTCGCGATATGTTGCAACATGTCTCTGATGCGCTATCTACCTTACCCAAGCGCACGCGTACCGCATTCGAAATGGTGCGCATCGGTGATTTCACCCTGCAAGAAACGGCGCGCGAACTCAAGGTGTCGCAAACTCTGGTCCATTTCATGGTGCGTGATGCAACTACGCATTGCTTGAATTGCGTGCAAGGTGCCCGTGCGCTATTGCGGGAGCCGTCTTTGGCATGCAGAGGCTAATCTGACCCGGCACCTTGGCGTAAGCGAGATTTCAATTTCAAGGTAAATAAAAATCCCGCTCATTCGTCTATAAGAAAATGGCCGGCTATTTGCCGCGTTGGTTTAAGGAGAGTTGAGATGAGTTTTGACAGCGCAGACACACATTTTCGGGTTGTGGCGAATCACGAAGAGCAATATTCGATCTGGCCCGATTACAAGGAAATGCCATTGGGTTGGCGCGAAACCGGTTTTAGCGGCAACAAGC is a genomic window of Glaciimonas sp. PAMC28666 containing:
- a CDS encoding LysR family transcriptional regulator, whose protein sequence is MLNRLEMLRIFCIAADAVSFKEAAIKLGISPQAVTRAVRELERLQGELLFHRNTRNIQITAYGEMLATRARQSVAQLDGLFTSADETSESDLEGLVTLTAPSVLGRQLLLPALTRIANQHPQLRFDLRLNDRHADVVSEKIDIGVRMGFLRDSRFVARQVAKVRFHVVATPELFARHGDPRHVEDLNALPTTAMFDRDTGRLWPWLFAGGQQANPTSARFICDDAEAELAAVLSGLAYGQIPGFLVEKLIATGQLVAVMEKLAPDPWGLFVYRPQRGPVSARIRLVFDAIIAALSEE
- a CDS encoding RNA polymerase factor sigma-70; translated protein: MGSKKQSEAITGDAGVATVLIANRHLLVNIATGITGCRCRAEDVVQDVYIKVSEGVALPVMRQPLAYLMRMVRNLAIDHYRRRTFERRLTTNEEEGYDVPSPHAGPEANVILRDMLQHVSDALSTLPKRTRTAFEMVRIGDFTLQETARELKVSQTLVHFMVRDATTHCLNCVQGARALLREPSLACRG
- a CDS encoding multidrug efflux SMR transporter, which encodes MHWLYLGIAIVAEVIATSALKASAEFTRLMPSIVVITGYLIAFYFLSLTLRSLPVAIVYAMWSGVGIALIALIGWLVFKQTLDTAALIGIGLIVAGVVVLNVFSKSVAH
- a CDS encoding SDR family oxidoreductase — its product is MNQNIQGKVVVITGASSGLGEATARHLAALGASVVLGARRLDKLTQIAAEIRTAGGKVEMAATDVTRALEVQALIDLAVRSYGRVDVLVNNAGLMAIAPMSEIKVDEWDRMIDINIKGVLYGIAAVLPIFQKQQSGHFINIASVAGIKVFSPGGTVYSGTKFAVHAISEGLRHEVGGAIRTTTISPGAVDTELKSGSSHAASAAAVNDFYQIAIPADSVARAIAYAIEQPPGVDINEIVLRPTTQDF